Within Candidatus Latescibacterota bacterium, the genomic segment ATCTCACGGACGATCAACCTGGCCACCCATCCCTGATAAAAAGCTTCAGGCCCATCTTGAGCTATTAATTTAAGTACACGTGCCAACTCCGGCTGGACCAGAGTGTCCTCCGGCACCATAGGCCTGCCGCTTTCCCTGTAAAACTTCTTAACTCCAGGATATTCGCTATCGTATTTCATTAATTTTCGAAGCGAACGTGCCAGATGATAATCGATCGTGAATCCTTTTTCCGCCAGTCTGATGGAAGGTTCGATCAGTTCTTCCCATTCGAGGGTCCCATACTTCTCCCATGCCATATACAGCCCAGCAACCGTGCCGGGCACACCGCAGGCTCTGTGACCGGTCGTGCTCATCCCTTTTATCACATCTCCGGCCCTGTCGAGATACATATTCTCAGAAGCGGCCATAGGAGCCTTTTCCCTGAAATCGATAAAAAATACTGTTCCTGAATCCATTCTGGCGAGCAGAAAACCACCCCCGCCAATATTCCCCGCAGAAGGGAATGTGACCGCGAGGGCAAATCCGGTAGCAACAGCGGCATCGATCGCGTTGCCACCCTTTTCAAGAATAGCCACTCCGACTGATGTCGCTTCGGAACATGCTGTAGAGACCATTCCGGCTGACGATCTTTCGGAAACCGGATCACTTGCAACAAGAGGTATGGATGAAAAGAATATCGAAATAACCAGCGTTATTGCGATCCTGGAAAAATATGATCGAATGTGGATGTTCATCGGCTCCCCCCGCAACATCAGTCACCTCCAGGAATATCCCGCAGGCGTGCCGATGATACCAGTATCGTCATTCTATGTAAACGTATATTCAGTTTTGCGGCCTGATATCAATTCTTGAAAAGGTACTGGATGACGTCACCGTCTTTTATAGTATAATCGTGGCCCTCTGTACGGAGGTGACCATGATGCTGAACTTCCGATTCCGACCCGTGATTGTCGAGATCAACATAACTCATTACCTTTGCCCTGATGAATCCGTCTTTCATATCGCTGTGGATCATCCCTGCAGCGTCAGGAGCCTTCGTTCCCTCGAGTATCGACCATGCCTGCAGTTTCCCATTGGCAGCCGTGTAGTACCTTACGAGGCCCAGGAGAGAATGGCATCTTTCGATAAAACTATTTCTAGCTTCGTCCTCTATCCCCAGTTCCCGCATATACTCTTCCCTCTCGCTCTCGGGAAGTTCCGTCAGTTCCTCCTCCACCCTCGCGGATATGACCACCGGTTCATGGCCATGATGGTCCCGGACCTTTGATACCTGTCCTTCCAGGCAGTCAGCCTCTTCGGACTCACCCGAGTTCAGGACCAGTATCATCGGCTTCTGCGTAAGAAGCCCCAGTTCGCTCATGGTCTCCAACTGATGCTCGTTCATACCAGCCTGGTCCACACGTTCTTCTTCCGAGAGAGAACCTCTTATCATTTCCAGAAATTCGAGCTCCTTCCTCTCACCCTTTTTTACAGCTTTTGCCCGCTCTCTCTCCTTCGAGATCCATTTGCTGACCCTGTCCAGATCAGACAGGAACAGTTCTGTCTCAACGGTCTGAAAATCCCTGACCGGATCGACCCCCTCAAAGACATGGCTGATATCGGAATCATCGAAACAACGCAGGACATGGACCAGAACGTCGGCCTCCCTGATATGATGAAGAAACTTGTTCCCCAACCCCTCCCCCCTGCTCGCGCCCTCTACCAGGCCGGCAATATCGACATATGTGATGTGACTTGGAATGACCTTGTCCGGACACAGGATCTCCGCCAGCCGACCGAGCCTTTCGTCTGGTACGGCAACGACCCCCTTGTTGCATTCTATGGTGCAGAAGGGATAGTTGGAAGCCTCGGCACCGGCGCTCGCGAGGGCGTTCAGAAGTGTGGATTTTCCAACATTCGGAAGACCGATTATACCGATTGTGAGCGCCATGTCGCCCCTTTCTTCATCCGGAGAAGTCTTTTTCTGCCATACTGCGGTGGATGCCTTTCAGAAACAATGATAGCCCAGGTGATGCACTCTGTAAAATGAAAAATCCCCGGCCAAGGGGCCGGGGATCTTCATTTGTACTATTATTCCAGATCGTCTACTTCATGAACAACGGGGCGAAAACAAGAGCCACTACCGCCATTAGCTTGATCAGGATATTCATGCTCGGCCCGGAAGTATCCTTGAACGGATCTCCGACAGTATCCCCGACCACAGAAGCAGAATGCGCGTCGGTTCCCTTTCCACCAAG encodes:
- the ychF gene encoding redox-regulated ATPase YchF, with the translated sequence MALTIGIIGLPNVGKSTLLNALASAGAEASNYPFCTIECNKGVVAVPDERLGRLAEILCPDKVIPSHITYVDIAGLVEGASRGEGLGNKFLHHIREADVLVHVLRCFDDSDISHVFEGVDPVRDFQTVETELFLSDLDRVSKWISKERERAKAVKKGERKELEFLEMIRGSLSEEERVDQAGMNEHQLETMSELGLLTQKPMILVLNSGESEEADCLEGQVSKVRDHHGHEPVVISARVEEELTELPESEREEYMRELGIEDEARNSFIERCHSLLGLVRYYTAANGKLQAWSILEGTKAPDAAGMIHSDMKDGFIRAKVMSYVDLDNHGSESEVQHHGHLRTEGHDYTIKDGDVIQYLFKN